AACAGGCTGGGTTGGCGTCATCAGCGGTGATTTGCAGTCCCTAAGCAGCCAGCCGCTCACTGACCAGGAAATCGAGCGACTGACTTTCCTGCGCGGCCTGGATTGGCCCATTCACAAGAAACGCCTGCCGTGGCTGCGCGTGCCGTTTCCCGGCGATTCGACGGCTGGCAGCCTGGTCATCGAACTGCCCCAGCGCTTCATGCCCGGCCAATACAGGCTGTTCTGGCGCGTGATCACCAACGGCATCATCCCGGGATTGTTCACGCTGTTGCTGTGCGTCGGCCTGTATCGGCTGCTGGTCGTGCCGTTGAATCAATTGCGCGAGCAGGCCAATGCCTGGCGCGCCGACCAGTTGAATGTGCGTCTGTCGAGCAGCACCACCAAACGTTCGGATGAACTCGGAGAGCTGGGTCGGGCCTTCGATCACATGGCCGAGCGGTTGCAAAGCACTGTGGCCCTGCAGCAGCAATTGCTGCGCGACTTGTCCCACGAACTGCGCACGCCGCTGAGCCGTCTGCGGGTCGCCAGCGAAAGCGAGCAGGGGCTGGCGCAATTGCGCGAGCGCATCGGGCGGGAAGTCGATGGCATGCAGCGGCTGGTAGAAGACACTCTGCAACTGGCCTGGCTCGACACCGAGCGCGCACCGTTGCCCGACGAAGCGATCCAGGTCCAGGCGCTGTGGGAAATGCTCACGGAAAACGCTTGTTATGAAAGTGCCTGGCCGGCGAGCCAGTTGCAGTGCGCGGTGGATTCGTCCTGTTGGGTTCGGGGCAATCTCAACACCTTGGCGCAGGCGCTGGAGAACATTCTGCGCAATGCCATTCGTCATTCGCCGAGTGGCGGTATCGTGCGTTTCGGCGGGGAACGTGACGGCGACTTCTGGCATTTGTGGCTGGAGGATGAGGGTGGAGGAGTGGCTGAGGCGGATCTGGAGCGGATCTTCTGTCCGTTCATTCGACTCGACGGCTCGCGGCCGGGGGATGGCGGATTCGGCTTGGGGTTGAGCATTGCGAGGAATGCGGTGAAACGTCAGGGTGGGAGTCTTTGGGCGCAGAACACTGGGCGTGGGCTGCGGCTAAATATTCGGTTAGTGGCTGAGAGTGATGGCGTCAGTGACGACGCCATCGCGAGCAGGCTCGCTCCCACAGTGGATCTTTGCCGACCACAAATCGTCTGATCAACCCCGCACCCTGTGGGAGCGTAACGCTGAAACAGCCCCTTATTCCCATAAGCCATAAGCACCGCACTTTGCGTGATATGGCCTGCTCGCGTTTGCCGGTATGATAGGCGCCCCCGCAGTCTGGATTGCGAATACGCCATGACCTTGCAGTACCCAACCATCGCCGATTGCGTCGGCAACACCCCGCTGGTCCGTTTGCAGCGCCTGCCTGGCGCCACCAGCAATACCCTTTTGCTCAAGCTCGAAGGGAATAACCCGGCGGGTTCGGTCAAGGACCGGCCGGCGCTGTCGATGATTACCCGCGCTGAATTGCGTGGGCAGATCCACGCCGGCGATACGCTGATCGAAGCGACTTCGGGTAACACCGGTATCGCGCTGGCCATGGCTGCCGCAATCAAGGGTTACAAGATGATCCTGATCATGCCGGACAACTCCAGCGCCGAACGTAAGGCCGCGATGACGGCCTATGGCGCCGAGCTGATCCTGGTCACCCAGGAAGAAGGCATGGAAGGCGCGCGCGACCTCGCTCAGCGAATGGAAGCCGAAGGCCGTGGCAAGGTGCTGGATCAGTTCGCCAACGGCGATAACCCCGAAGCGCACTACACCACCACCGGCCCGGAAATCTGGCGCCAGACCGAGGGCACCATCACTCATTTCGTCAGTTCGATGGGCACCACCGGCACCATCATGGGTGTCTCGCGCTACTTGAAAGAGCAGAACGACAACGTGCAGATCATCGGCCTGCAACCGATGGAAGGCTCGGCGATTCCGGGTATCCGTCGCTGGCCGCAGGAATACCTGCCGAAGATTTATCAAGCCGATCGTGTCGACCGCATTGTCGACATGGCGCAAAGCGAAGCTGAAGACGTGACCCGTCGTCTGGCCCGCGAAGAAGGCATCTTCTGCGGCGTGTCCTCGGGCGGTGCGGTGGCAGCGATGCTGCGCCTGTCCCGGGAAGTTGAAAACGCGGTGATCGTCGCGATCATTTGCGACCGTGGCGACCGTTACTTGTCGACCGGCATTTTCGACGCGCCCAACTGATGGCCAAGCAAGAGAGAGGCCTGCGCTTCCAACCCACTGGCGGCAGCAAGGCCCCGCAAATTCCGACCGGCAAAAAGCAGCGCTTGAGCATCGAGCGCCTGGCCAATGACGGTCGCGGTATCGCGTTTTTCGAAGGTCGCACCTGGTTCGTCCTCGGCGCGCTGGCGGGCGAAGACGTCGAGGCGCGCGTGTTGGGTGCCCACGGCAAAGTGGTCGAGGCGCGCACCGAACGGGTGTTCCAGGCCAGCGAGTTGCGTCGTCCGGCGCCGTGCCCGCATGCCGGCCGCTGTGGCGGTTGCAGCGTGCAACATCTGCCGCACACTGAACAACTTGCCCTGAAACAGCGCATGCTCGCCGAACAACTGTCCAAGGTCGCCGGTGTCGAACCCCAAGAGTGGGCAGCGCCGTTGAGCGGTCCGGAATTCGGTTACCGCCGTCGCGCTCGAGTGGCGGTGCGTTGGGACATGAAAGCGAAGAAGCTCGAAGTCGGTTTCCGCGCGGCGGGCAGTCAGGACATCGTGGCCATCAACGAATGCCCGGTGTTGGTCCAGCCCTTGCAGCCGATCATGACCCGCTTGCCGGAAATGCTTCGACGCTTGAGCAAACCTCAGGCGCTGGGGCATGTGGAATTGTTCAGCGGTTCGTCGTTGGCGGTGTTGCTGCGGCACATGGCGCCGCTGTCCGACGCCGACATGACGATCCTCAAGGATTTCTGCGCGTTCCATGAAGCCCAGCTGTGGCTGCACGGAGACGGTGAACCGCAACCGGTCGAGACTGACCAGTCGTTGGGTTATCGACTTGAACAGTGGGACTTGAATCTGGCGTACCGACCGGGAGATTTCATCCAGGTCAACGCCGGGGTCAATGAAGCGATGATCGCCCAGGCGTTGGAGTGGCTGAAGCCGACAGCGGAGGAACGGGTTCTCGATCTATTCTGTGGGTTGGGTAACTTTGCATTGCCGCTGGCCAAGGTCGTTCGCGAGGTGGTGGCAGTGGAAGGTGTGCAGGCGATGGTCGAGCGAGCAGCCGCGAATGCAGCTAGCAACAATCTTCATAATGCGACTTTTTTTCAGGCCGATTTATCCCAGCCTTTGACCGATGCCGAATGGGCGCGCGAAGGCTTTTGTGCGGTACTCTTGGACCCACCGCGTGACGGTGCTTTCGAGGTCGTGCGCAAGCTGGCGTCCCTGGGCGCCAAACGGTTGGTGTACGTGTCGTGCAACCCGGCAACGCTGGCGCGCGATACGGTCGAATTGATCAAGCAGGGCTACCGGTTAAAACGTGCCGGGATTCTCGATATGTTTCCTCAGACGGCACATGTCGAGGCCATGGCGTTATTTGAAGCGAGCTAGGACGGCTCGTCTGGTCCGACTGGCCGCCCGTGCCGCTCTTGCAGTAGCCCCGTGAGGGCAATCGGGCAATGAAGGTCAGCGAATTGACGCATTGAATCTGCGTCGTAGGGAAGGTAAGCAAGATGGTACAGGTGAGAGCACACCAGCCGATCAACACTGACGGCAGTATCAATCTCGAGGCTTGGCTCGATCATGCGGTCAGTGTCGATCTGGCACTGGATCGCGAAGCCTTGAAGGAAGCGTGCGAGTTCGCTCGCGTGTCTGAACAACAGGCCAATGCGGCGAAGAATCTATGGTCCGAAGGGACCTCGAGTTTCCGCACCGGCCTTGAGATCGCCGAGATTCTCGCCGACCTCAAACTCGATCAGGATTCGTTGGTCGCAGCGGTCCTGTACCGCGGCGTGCGCGAAGGCCAGATCGAACTGCCGGCGGTCAGCCAGCGCTTCGGTCCGGTGGTCGCCAAACTCATCGACGGCGTGTTGCGCATGGCGGCGATCAGCGCCAGCCTGAGCCCCCGTCAATCGTTGGTGCTGGGCACCCAGGGCCAGGTCGAAAACCTGCGCAAAATGCTGGTGGCCATGGTCGACGACGTGCGCGTCGCGTTGATCAAACTGGCCGAGCGCACCTGCGCGATCCGTGCGGTGAAAACCGCCGACGACGAAAAGCGTAATCGCGTTGCCCGTGAAGTCTTCGACATCTACGCGCCGCTGGCTCACCGTCTCGGTATCGGTCATATCAAATGGGAACTGGAGGATTTGTCCTTCCGTTACCTTGAGCCCGATCAGTACAAGCAGATCGCCAAGTTGCTGCACGAGCGGCGTCTGGATCGCGAGCGTTTCATTGCCGATGTGATGAACCAGCTGAAAGTCGAGTTGCAGGCCACCGGCGTCGATGCCGACATCAGCGGCCGGGCCAAACACATCTATTCGATCTGGCGCAAAATGCAGCGCAAGGGGCTGGAGTTCAGCCAGATCTACGACGTGCGCGCCGTTCGTGTGCTGGTGCCGGAAATGCGCGACTGCTACACCGCGCTCGGCATCGTCCATACGTTGTGGCGGCACATCCCGAAGGAATTCGACGACTACATTGCCAACCCGAAAGAGAACGGCTACCGCTCGCTGCACACCGCGGTGATCGGCCCCGAGGGCAAGGTGCTGGAAGTGCAGATCCGCACCCACGCCATGCACGAAGAAGCCGAGCTGGGCGTTTGCGCGCACTGGCGCTACAAGGGCACCGACGTCAAATCCGGGTCCAACCACTACGAAGAGAAAATTTCCTGGCTGCGCCAGGTCCTCGAGTGGCATGAAGAATTGGGTGATATCGGCGGTCTGGCTGAACAGCTGCGGGTCGATATCGAGCCGGACCGGGTCTACATCTTCACCCCGGACGGTCATGCCATCGACCTGCCGAAGGGCGCGACCCCGCTGGACTTCGCCTACCGCGTGCACACCGAAATCGGTCACAACTGCCGTGGCGCGAAGATCAACGGGCGCATCGTACCGCTCAACTACAGCCTGCAAACCGGTGAACAGGTCGAGATCATCACCAGCAAGCACGGCACTCCGAGCCGCGACTGGCTGAACCCGAACCTGGGTTACATCACCACCTCGCGGGCACGGGCAAAGATCGTTCACTGGTTCAAGTTGCAGGCGCGTGATCAGAACGTCGCGGCCGGTAAAACCCTGCTCGAACGTGAGCTCAGTCGTCTCGGCTTGCCAGCGGTGGACTTCGACAAGCTGGCCGACAAGGCCAACATGAAGACCGCCGAAGACATGTACGCCGCGTTGGGCGCGGGCGATCTGCGCCTGGCGCAACTGGTGAACCTGGCGCAACAACTGGTCGAGCCGGAACGCGGCAATGAGCAGCTGGAACTGATCCCGCGCAAAGCCACCGGCTACAAACCGGGCAAGCGCGGCGACATTCAGATTCAGGGTGTCGGCAACCTGATGACGCAAATGGCCGGTTGCTGCCAGCCGTTGCCGGGTGATGCCATTGTCGGTTACATCACCCAGGGCCGTGGCGTGAGCATTCACCGTCAGGACTGTGCCTCGGTGCTGCAACTGGGTGGGCGCGAGCCGGAGCGGATCATTCAGGTCAGCTGGGGCCCCGTGCCGGTACTCACCTACCCGGTGGACATCATCATCCGCGCCTACGACCGTTCCGGTTTGCTGCGTGACGTGTCGCAGGTATTGCTCAACGAGCGGATCAACGTGCTGGCGGTCAACACCCGCTCGAACAAGGAGGACAACACCGCGCTGATGTCCCTGACCATCGAGATTCCGGGGCTGGATGCATTGGGGCGGTTGCTGGGACGGATTTCCCAGTTGCCGAACATCATCGAAACCCGGCGTAACCGTACACCGTGATGATGATCCCTGTAGGAGCGAGGCTTGCCCGCGAAGGCGTCATACCTGACACACCGCCTTCGCGGGCAAGCCTCGCTCCTACAAGGTTACGGTTGGGCCGACATACCGCATTGCAGATGTAGAGATTGATTGATGTATTCACTTGAAGACTTGCTGCACCTGATGAACCGTCTGCGCGACCCGCAGTTCGGTTGCCCGTGGGACATCAAGCAAACCTACGCCACCATCGTCCCGCACACCCTTGAGGAAGCCTACGAAGTCGCTGACGCCATCGAGCGCGGTGACTTCGATCACTTGCAGGGCGAGTTGGGTGATTTGCTGTTCCAGGTGGTTTATTACAGCCAGCTGGCCCGGGAAGAAGGGCGCTTCGAATTCGCCGGTGTGATCGACAGCATCACCCGCAAGCTGATCCGTCGCCATCCTCACGTATTTCCAACCGGTGATCTGTACGCGCCGCTGGATGTTCCGCGTCTGAGTGAAGAGCAGGTCAAGCAGCGCTGGGAAGAGATCAAGGCTGAGGAGCGCGCCGAGAAATCATCCGCGCCCGAACAGCTGTCCTTGCTCGACGATGTGCCCGCCGCGCTGCCTGCATTGTCCCGCTCGGCGAAGTTGCAGAAGCGCGCGGGGCAAGTCGGTTTCGACTGGCCGGACGCCTTGCCGGTGCTGGACAAGGTCCGCGAAGAACTCGATGAAGTGCTCGAAGCCATGGCCGACAATGACTCGGCAGCGATTGCCGATGAGGTGGGTGATTTGCTGTTTTCCGTGGTCAATCTGGCGCGTCATTTGAAAGTCGACCCGGAAACTGCACTGCGTGGCGCCAACAGCAAGTTTGAAAGACGCTTCCGTTTTATCGAACAGGCATTGCGCGACACCCACCGTCCCATGGAAGATTGCACCCTCGAAGAGTTGGACGCCTTGTGGGGCGAAGCCAAACGTCAGGAAAAGAATTTGCCCAGCTGCGGTTGAGCAGTGGCCTAAGTGAGAAATAAGCACCATGAGCATTTCCCTTCGCGACCAGTTGCTCAAAGCAGGGCTGGTCAACCAAAAGCAGGCCAAACAGGTCGGCAAAGAGAAGCAGAAGCAGCAACGCTTGGCCCATAAAGGCCAGATTGAACTCGATGACTCGCAGCAGCGTGCCGCCCAGGAAGCCATGGCCGAGAAGGTCAAGCGCGACCAGGAGCTGAACCGTCAGCAACAGGAGAAAGTCGAGGCCAAGGCTCGCGCGGCGCAGATCAAGCAATTGATCGAAGTATCGCGCCTGCCGAAGCTGACCACCGAGGACTACTACAACTTCGTTGACGACAAGAAGGTCAAGCGTATCTCCGTCAACACGCTGATGCGCAACCAGTTGAGCAATGGCTTCCTGGCGATCGTGCACCATGCCGGCGGCTACGAAGTGATCCCGCGTGAGGCGGCCCTGAAGATTCAGGAGCGCGATCCTCGGCGCATCGTGCAGCTGAACGT
This region of Pseudomonas mandelii genomic DNA includes:
- the relA gene encoding GTP diphosphokinase, giving the protein MVQVRAHQPINTDGSINLEAWLDHAVSVDLALDREALKEACEFARVSEQQANAAKNLWSEGTSSFRTGLEIAEILADLKLDQDSLVAAVLYRGVREGQIELPAVSQRFGPVVAKLIDGVLRMAAISASLSPRQSLVLGTQGQVENLRKMLVAMVDDVRVALIKLAERTCAIRAVKTADDEKRNRVAREVFDIYAPLAHRLGIGHIKWELEDLSFRYLEPDQYKQIAKLLHERRLDRERFIADVMNQLKVELQATGVDADISGRAKHIYSIWRKMQRKGLEFSQIYDVRAVRVLVPEMRDCYTALGIVHTLWRHIPKEFDDYIANPKENGYRSLHTAVIGPEGKVLEVQIRTHAMHEEAELGVCAHWRYKGTDVKSGSNHYEEKISWLRQVLEWHEELGDIGGLAEQLRVDIEPDRVYIFTPDGHAIDLPKGATPLDFAYRVHTEIGHNCRGAKINGRIVPLNYSLQTGEQVEIITSKHGTPSRDWLNPNLGYITTSRARAKIVHWFKLQARDQNVAAGKTLLERELSRLGLPAVDFDKLADKANMKTAEDMYAALGAGDLRLAQLVNLAQQLVEPERGNEQLELIPRKATGYKPGKRGDIQIQGVGNLMTQMAGCCQPLPGDAIVGYITQGRGVSIHRQDCASVLQLGGREPERIIQVSWGPVPVLTYPVDIIIRAYDRSGLLRDVSQVLLNERINVLAVNTRSNKEDNTALMSLTIEIPGLDALGRLLGRISQLPNIIETRRNRTP
- the cysM gene encoding cysteine synthase CysM; this encodes MTLQYPTIADCVGNTPLVRLQRLPGATSNTLLLKLEGNNPAGSVKDRPALSMITRAELRGQIHAGDTLIEATSGNTGIALAMAAAIKGYKMILIMPDNSSAERKAAMTAYGAELILVTQEEGMEGARDLAQRMEAEGRGKVLDQFANGDNPEAHYTTTGPEIWRQTEGTITHFVSSMGTTGTIMGVSRYLKEQNDNVQIIGLQPMEGSAIPGIRRWPQEYLPKIYQADRVDRIVDMAQSEAEDVTRRLAREEGIFCGVSSGGAVAAMLRLSREVENAVIVAIICDRGDRYLSTGIFDAPN
- a CDS encoding sensor histidine kinase; the encoded protein is MKWSDLPGRHSLFWKLACLLVAFCLLMIWLSWSWGRYMEQRNQFLSDQARVTLTGYAAEAEQAWRSEQSAGVDAWLHGMKQRETGWVGVISGDLQSLSSQPLTDQEIERLTFLRGLDWPIHKKRLPWLRVPFPGDSTAGSLVIELPQRFMPGQYRLFWRVITNGIIPGLFTLLLCVGLYRLLVVPLNQLREQANAWRADQLNVRLSSSTTKRSDELGELGRAFDHMAERLQSTVALQQQLLRDLSHELRTPLSRLRVASESEQGLAQLRERIGREVDGMQRLVEDTLQLAWLDTERAPLPDEAIQVQALWEMLTENACYESAWPASQLQCAVDSSCWVRGNLNTLAQALENILRNAIRHSPSGGIVRFGGERDGDFWHLWLEDEGGGVAEADLERIFCPFIRLDGSRPGDGGFGLGLSIARNAVKRQGGSLWAQNTGRGLRLNIRLVAESDGVSDDAIASRLAPTVDLCRPQIV
- a CDS encoding DUF2058 domain-containing protein, with translation MSISLRDQLLKAGLVNQKQAKQVGKEKQKQQRLAHKGQIELDDSQQRAAQEAMAEKVKRDQELNRQQQEKVEAKARAAQIKQLIEVSRLPKLTTEDYYNFVDDKKVKRISVNTLMRNQLSNGFLAIVHHAGGYEVIPREAALKIQERDPRRIVQLNVKTEEVAAEDDPYAAYQIPDDLMW
- the mazG gene encoding nucleoside triphosphate pyrophosphohydrolase is translated as MYSLEDLLHLMNRLRDPQFGCPWDIKQTYATIVPHTLEEAYEVADAIERGDFDHLQGELGDLLFQVVYYSQLAREEGRFEFAGVIDSITRKLIRRHPHVFPTGDLYAPLDVPRLSEEQVKQRWEEIKAEERAEKSSAPEQLSLLDDVPAALPALSRSAKLQKRAGQVGFDWPDALPVLDKVREELDEVLEAMADNDSAAIADEVGDLLFSVVNLARHLKVDPETALRGANSKFERRFRFIEQALRDTHRPMEDCTLEELDALWGEAKRQEKNLPSCG
- the rlmD gene encoding 23S rRNA (uracil(1939)-C(5))-methyltransferase RlmD; this encodes MAKQERGLRFQPTGGSKAPQIPTGKKQRLSIERLANDGRGIAFFEGRTWFVLGALAGEDVEARVLGAHGKVVEARTERVFQASELRRPAPCPHAGRCGGCSVQHLPHTEQLALKQRMLAEQLSKVAGVEPQEWAAPLSGPEFGYRRRARVAVRWDMKAKKLEVGFRAAGSQDIVAINECPVLVQPLQPIMTRLPEMLRRLSKPQALGHVELFSGSSLAVLLRHMAPLSDADMTILKDFCAFHEAQLWLHGDGEPQPVETDQSLGYRLEQWDLNLAYRPGDFIQVNAGVNEAMIAQALEWLKPTAEERVLDLFCGLGNFALPLAKVVREVVAVEGVQAMVERAAANAASNNLHNATFFQADLSQPLTDAEWAREGFCAVLLDPPRDGAFEVVRKLASLGAKRLVYVSCNPATLARDTVELIKQGYRLKRAGILDMFPQTAHVEAMALFEAS